The following coding sequences lie in one Methylosinus sp. PW1 genomic window:
- a CDS encoding ABC transporter ATP-binding protein, which produces MREPRATAQLQGVDLHFSRGKRSVLSGATLGFGTGEIVALLGANGVGKSTLFRLLLGFLTAQSGEVRLDGASLASLSRREIAKRVAYVPQGHVTPFPYTVREVVTLGRLPETGLLRAPRAEDREIVESVIARLGMERLIDRPYTEISGGERQLTLIARALAQGARLLVMDEPATGLDYGYQLRLMRHLSDLAADGHGVLVSTHHPEHAMQLATRIAILNEGRIEADGAPQAVVTAERISRLYGVEVAVFDDPFGARRLAPVARRNGRAEG; this is translated from the coding sequence GTGAGAGAGCCCCGCGCGACCGCGCAGCTGCAAGGCGTCGATCTGCATTTTTCGCGCGGCAAGCGCAGCGTGCTCAGCGGCGCGACGCTCGGCTTCGGAACCGGGGAGATCGTCGCCCTGCTGGGCGCCAATGGCGTCGGCAAGAGCACATTGTTCCGCCTGCTGCTCGGCTTTCTGACGGCGCAGAGCGGCGAGGTGCGGCTCGACGGCGCGTCGCTCGCCTCGCTGTCGCGACGCGAGATCGCCAAGCGCGTCGCCTATGTGCCGCAAGGCCATGTCACGCCTTTTCCCTATACGGTGCGCGAGGTGGTCACGCTCGGCCGCCTGCCGGAGACCGGGCTTTTGCGCGCCCCCCGCGCCGAGGATCGCGAGATCGTCGAGAGCGTCATCGCCCGGCTCGGCATGGAGCGGCTGATCGACCGGCCCTATACGGAGATTTCCGGCGGCGAACGGCAGCTCACGCTCATCGCCCGGGCGCTGGCGCAAGGCGCGCGCCTTTTGGTGATGGACGAGCCGGCGACAGGGCTCGACTATGGCTATCAGCTGCGGCTGATGCGGCATTTGTCCGATCTTGCCGCCGACGGCCATGGCGTGCTGGTCAGCACCCATCATCCCGAACATGCGATGCAGCTGGCGACGCGCATCGCTATATTGAACGAGGGCCGCATAGAGGCCGATGGCGCGCCGCAGGCGGTGGTGACGGCGGAGCGCATCTCGCGCCTCTATGGAGTCGAGGTGGCGGTGTTCGACGATCCTTTCGGCGCGCGGCGGCTCGCGCCCGTCGCCCGGCGCAATGGAAGGGCCGAAGGATGA
- a CDS encoding iron ABC transporter permease gives MRLALLPFLLLAVVVLALSVGRYPLAPADIFAYLGAALGLVALPPERFDLLHNLIVEIRLPRVLAAGLIGAALSASGASFQAVFRNPLVSPGILGVLGGAGFGAALGILLSGDFLTIQLSAFAMGLVAVGVGVIVANLFGAASMVTLVLGGMISGALFTSALSLVKYAADPYDQLPAIVYWMMGSLGAVDLKQLRGAALPILAGVGALALAGRALDALSMGDDEARSLGVPVHLTRYGVIAAATLVSSLSVSLAGMIGWVGLVVPHVARLAIGPTNSRLLPASALLGAIFLIAADCVARNITRAEIPIGVVTELLGIPAFILVLGRGRRAWA, from the coding sequence ATGCGCCTCGCCCTTCTGCCCTTCCTCCTGCTGGCGGTCGTCGTTCTGGCGCTCTCGGTCGGACGCTATCCGCTCGCGCCCGCGGATATTTTCGCCTATCTCGGCGCCGCTCTGGGGCTCGTCGCGCTTCCCCCGGAGCGCTTCGATCTCCTGCATAATCTCATCGTCGAGATTCGCCTGCCGCGCGTGCTGGCGGCGGGACTCATCGGCGCGGCGCTCTCGGCCTCGGGCGCGTCCTTCCAGGCGGTGTTCCGCAATCCGCTGGTGTCGCCGGGCATTCTCGGCGTGCTGGGCGGCGCCGGCTTCGGCGCGGCGCTCGGCATTCTGCTCTCCGGCGATTTTCTCACCATTCAGCTCTCCGCTTTCGCCATGGGGCTGGTCGCGGTCGGCGTCGGCGTCATCGTCGCCAATCTCTTCGGCGCCGCCTCCATGGTGACTCTGGTGCTCGGCGGCATGATTTCCGGCGCTTTGTTCACCTCGGCGCTGTCGCTCGTCAAATATGCCGCCGATCCTTACGATCAGCTGCCCGCGATCGTCTATTGGATGATGGGCAGCCTCGGCGCCGTCGATCTGAAGCAATTGCGCGGCGCCGCTCTGCCGATTCTCGCCGGGGTCGGCGCTCTGGCGCTGGCCGGCCGCGCGCTGGACGCGCTCTCCATGGGCGACGACGAGGCGCGCTCGCTCGGCGTGCCGGTGCATCTGACGCGCTATGGCGTCATCGCCGCAGCGACGCTGGTCTCCTCGCTCTCCGTCTCGCTCGCCGGCATGATCGGCTGGGTGGGGCTGGTCGTGCCGCATGTGGCGCGGCTCGCCATAGGGCCGACCAACAGCCGGCTGCTGCCGGCGAGCGCGCTGCTCGGCGCGATTTTTCTCATCGCCGCCGATTGCGTGGCCCGCAACATCACCCGCGCCGAAATCCCGATCGGCGTCGTCACCGAATTGCTCGGCATTCCGGCCTTCATCCTCGTGCTCGGCCGGGGGCGGAGGGCGTGGGCGTGA
- a CDS encoding ABC transporter substrate-binding protein, producing MPSTSGLAPVRLLLCALLALFACAPAHAQTREVTDMAGRKVAIPADPKRIFGAAPPVAVTLYAIAPERLIGINVPMRGDEKSLYRKEALDLPVLGSNAGMGRQLNLEEIAAMRPDLIIAWLGFYQEKAKVVESFAKIGVPVIFLKLDTLDDYADAFAFLGQVVGRESKAAEMSAYIRDALARVREATADIPPAERLRVYYAESADGLATDCDKSFHTEPIVIAAGDNIYHCEQSSHVGMDKISVEQIVAQKPSLILTQDKSFPALAKSSALWRNVEAVKSGRIVTVPHAPFNWLDRPPSYMRALGIQWLANLFYPSRFPLDVKAETKKFYRLFLGVDISDADFTRIME from the coding sequence ATGCCATCGACATCCGGCCTCGCGCCCGTCCGCCTGCTGCTCTGCGCCCTGCTGGCGCTGTTCGCCTGCGCCCCGGCGCATGCGCAAACGCGCGAGGTCACGGACATGGCCGGCCGCAAGGTCGCGATACCGGCCGATCCCAAGCGCATTTTCGGCGCGGCGCCGCCGGTGGCGGTGACGCTCTACGCCATAGCGCCGGAGCGGCTGATCGGCATCAATGTGCCGATGCGCGGCGACGAGAAATCCCTCTATCGCAAGGAGGCGCTCGATCTGCCCGTGCTCGGCAGCAACGCCGGCATGGGCCGGCAGCTCAATCTCGAGGAGATCGCGGCGATGCGGCCCGATCTCATCATCGCCTGGCTCGGCTTCTACCAGGAGAAGGCGAAAGTAGTGGAGAGCTTCGCCAAGATCGGCGTTCCGGTGATCTTTTTGAAGCTCGACACGCTGGACGATTATGCCGACGCTTTCGCCTTTCTCGGACAAGTCGTCGGACGCGAGAGCAAGGCCGCCGAAATGTCGGCCTATATTCGCGACGCGCTGGCCCGCGTGCGCGAGGCGACCGCCGATATTCCGCCGGCCGAGCGGCTGCGCGTCTATTACGCCGAATCCGCCGACGGTCTCGCGACCGATTGCGACAAGAGCTTCCATACGGAGCCGATCGTCATAGCGGCGGGCGACAATATCTATCATTGCGAGCAGAGCTCGCATGTCGGCATGGACAAGATCAGCGTCGAGCAGATCGTCGCGCAGAAGCCGTCGCTGATATTGACGCAGGACAAGAGCTTCCCCGCCCTCGCCAAGAGCAGCGCGCTGTGGCGCAATGTGGAGGCCGTCAAGAGCGGCCGCATCGTGACTGTCCCGCACGCGCCCTTCAACTGGCTCGATCGTCCGCCGAGCTATATGCGCGCGCTCGGAATCCAATGGCTGGCCAATCTCTTCTATCCGTCGCGCTTTCCGCTCGATGTGAAGGCGGAGACGAAGAAATTCTACCGGCTCTTTCTCGGCGTCGATATTTCCGACGCCGATTTCACCCGCATAATGGAATGA
- the fdhF gene encoding formate dehydrogenase subunit alpha, giving the protein MSLIKEIDYGTPASRSEKEVTLTIDGTEITVPEGTSIMRAAMQIGVEIPKLCASDNLHSFGSCRLCLIEIEGRGNLSASCTTPVMPGIAVKTFSPRLDSIRRGIMELYISDHPLDCLTCPANGDCELQSMAGAVSLREVRYGYSGRNHVTARREGRRNEDWKPKDKSNPYFTFDPSKCIVCNRCVRACQEVQGTFALTIEGRGFDSRVSPGAGEAYMESECVSCGACVQACPTATLTENSVIAIGQPEHSAVTTCAYCGVGCTFKAEMRGEEIVRMVPWKDGKSNHGHSCIKGRFAYGYALHRDRVTSPMIREKITDPWREVSWEEAISHAASEFKRIQAKYGRLAVGGITSSRCTSEETFLVQKLIRSGFGNNNVDTCARVCHSPTGYGLSQAFGTSAGTQDFDSVSEADVILIIGCNPTDAHPVVGSQIKRRIREGAKLIVVDPRRTELVRSPHISAAFHLPLRPGTNVAIVTALAHVIVEEGLVNEAFVRERCDWDEYLEWAAFVGEEGNSPEAVEKFTGVPAHLVRGAARLYATGGNATIYYGLGVTEHSQGSTTVMAIANLAMATGNLGRSGVGVNPLRGQNNVQGSCDMGSFPHEFPGYRHVSDDNVRKLFEEAWGVPLDGEPGLRIPNMFDAAVDGVFKGLYVQGEDILQSDPDIKHVSAGLGALECLVVQDLFLNETANYAHVFLPGASFLEKDGVFINAERRIQRVRRVMSPKARYADWEATQLFANALGCNWSYTHPSEIMDEIAKLTPSFAHVSYAKLDEVGSVQWPCNDLSPEGMPIMHIDKFARGKGKFVITEYVPTEERTGPRFPLLLTTGRILSQYNVGAQTRRTENSQWHPEDVLEIHPHDAEVRGVREGDWVRVQSRAGETTLHAKITDRVAPGVVYTTFHHPLCQTNVVTTDNSDWATNCPEYKVTAVQVSPSNGPTEWQERYREMSEKSRQIAAAGE; this is encoded by the coding sequence ATGAGCCTCATCAAGGAAATCGACTATGGAACGCCGGCTTCCCGCTCTGAGAAGGAAGTCACTCTGACCATCGACGGGACGGAGATCACTGTGCCGGAAGGCACGTCGATCATGCGCGCGGCGATGCAGATCGGCGTAGAGATCCCCAAGCTCTGCGCCTCCGACAATCTTCATTCCTTCGGCTCCTGCCGCCTCTGCCTCATAGAGATAGAGGGACGCGGCAATCTCTCCGCCTCCTGCACCACGCCGGTCATGCCCGGCATTGCGGTGAAGACTTTCTCGCCGCGGCTCGACTCCATCCGCCGCGGCATAATGGAGCTGTATATCTCCGACCATCCGCTCGACTGCCTCACCTGCCCCGCAAATGGCGATTGCGAGCTGCAATCCATGGCCGGCGCGGTGAGCCTGCGCGAGGTGCGCTATGGCTATAGCGGACGCAACCATGTCACGGCGCGTCGCGAGGGCCGCCGCAATGAGGATTGGAAGCCCAAGGACAAATCCAATCCCTATTTCACCTTTGATCCGTCCAAATGCATCGTCTGCAATCGCTGCGTGCGCGCCTGCCAGGAAGTGCAGGGCACATTCGCGCTGACGATCGAAGGCCGTGGCTTCGACAGCCGCGTCTCGCCGGGCGCGGGCGAGGCTTATATGGAATCGGAATGCGTCTCCTGCGGCGCCTGCGTGCAGGCCTGCCCCACGGCGACGCTCACCGAAAACTCCGTCATCGCCATTGGACAGCCGGAGCATTCGGCCGTCACCACTTGCGCCTATTGCGGCGTCGGCTGCACCTTCAAGGCGGAGATGCGCGGCGAGGAGATCGTGCGCATGGTTCCGTGGAAGGACGGCAAGTCCAATCACGGCCACAGCTGCATCAAGGGCCGCTTCGCCTATGGCTATGCGCTGCATCGCGACCGCGTGACCAGCCCGATGATCCGCGAGAAGATCACCGACCCCTGGCGCGAAGTGTCCTGGGAGGAGGCGATCTCTCATGCCGCCTCCGAGTTCAAGCGCATTCAGGCGAAATACGGCCGGCTCGCCGTCGGCGGCATCACCTCCTCGCGCTGCACCAGCGAGGAGACCTTTCTGGTGCAGAAGCTCATTCGCAGTGGCTTCGGCAATAATAATGTCGACACATGCGCGCGCGTCTGCCATTCGCCGACCGGCTATGGCCTCAGCCAAGCCTTCGGCACCTCCGCCGGCACGCAGGATTTCGACTCGGTCTCCGAGGCCGACGTCATTCTCATCATCGGCTGCAATCCGACCGACGCGCATCCGGTCGTCGGCTCGCAGATCAAGCGGCGGATACGCGAGGGCGCCAAGCTCATCGTCGTCGATCCGCGCCGCACCGAGCTGGTGCGCTCGCCGCATATCAGCGCGGCCTTCCATCTGCCGCTGCGGCCGGGAACCAATGTCGCCATCGTCACCGCGCTCGCCCATGTGATCGTCGAAGAGGGGCTGGTGAACGAGGCCTTCGTGCGCGAGCGTTGCGATTGGGACGAATATTTGGAATGGGCCGCCTTCGTCGGCGAAGAGGGCAACAGCCCGGAGGCGGTGGAGAAGTTCACCGGCGTTCCCGCGCATCTGGTGCGCGGCGCGGCGCGTCTCTACGCCACCGGCGGCAACGCCACCATCTATTACGGCCTCGGCGTCACCGAGCACAGCCAAGGCTCGACCACGGTGATGGCCATCGCCAATCTCGCAATGGCGACCGGCAATCTCGGCCGCTCCGGCGTCGGCGTCAATCCGCTGCGCGGGCAGAATAATGTGCAGGGCTCCTGCGACATGGGTTCCTTCCCGCATGAGTTCCCCGGCTATCGCCATGTCTCCGACGACAATGTGCGCAAGCTGTTCGAGGAGGCCTGGGGCGTTCCGCTGGACGGCGAGCCGGGCCTGCGCATTCCCAACATGTTCGACGCCGCCGTCGATGGCGTGTTCAAGGGCCTTTATGTGCAGGGCGAGGATATTCTGCAGTCCGACCCGGACATCAAGCATGTCTCCGCCGGCCTCGGCGCGCTGGAATGTCTCGTCGTGCAGGATCTCTTCCTCAATGAGACCGCCAATTACGCGCATGTCTTTTTGCCCGGCGCGAGCTTCCTCGAGAAGGACGGCGTCTTCATCAACGCCGAGCGCCGCATTCAGCGCGTGCGCCGCGTGATGAGCCCCAAGGCGCGCTACGCCGATTGGGAGGCGACGCAGCTCTTCGCCAATGCGCTCGGCTGCAATTGGAGCTACACGCATCCGAGCGAGATCATGGACGAGATCGCCAAGCTCACGCCTTCCTTCGCGCATGTCTCCTACGCCAAGCTCGACGAGGTGGGCTCGGTGCAATGGCCCTGCAATGATCTGTCGCCGGAAGGCATGCCGATCATGCACATCGACAAATTCGCGCGCGGCAAGGGCAAGTTCGTCATCACCGAATATGTGCCAACGGAGGAGCGCACCGGGCCGCGTTTCCCGTTGCTGCTGACCACGGGCCGCATTCTCTCGCAGTATAATGTCGGCGCGCAGACTCGCCGCACCGAGAACAGCCAATGGCACCCGGAGGATGTGCTGGAGATCCATCCGCATGACGCCGAGGTGCGCGGCGTGCGCGAGGGGGATTGGGTGCGCGTGCAGAGCCGCGCCGGCGAGACGACGCTCCACGCCAAGATCACCGATCGCGTCGCGCCCGGCGTCGTCTACACCACCTTCCACCATCCTCTGTGCCAGACCAATGTCGTCACCACCGACAATTCCGATTGGGCGACCAATTGCCCGGAGTATAAAGTGACGGCGGTGCAGGTCTCGCCCTCCAACGGTCCCACCGAATGGCAGGAGCGCTATCGCGAAATGTCGGAGAAGAGCCGACAGATCGCCGCCGCCGGCGAGTAG
- a CDS encoding sugar transferase: MSARPYFFWQQRIGKNGQKFLLYKFRTYRAPFDEKGRPALEEQRLSRIGRMIRASRLDEIPQLYNVIAGHMSLIGPRPLLPQDQPDDPGPRLSVRPGVTGWAQINGGTIVTPEEKNALDLWYIKHACLRLDLDIVIGTLLVALAGEKLNGRAVEHAIRWYRQEFAAHATSRRDAACERATPRDRRRRAVAERAERLPALDAVAMDYPYRAVEPS; the protein is encoded by the coding sequence ATGTCGGCGCGCCCATATTTTTTTTGGCAGCAGCGAATCGGCAAGAACGGCCAGAAATTCCTGCTCTACAAGTTCCGCACCTATCGCGCGCCTTTCGACGAGAAGGGCCGTCCGGCTCTGGAAGAGCAGCGTCTATCCCGCATCGGCCGCATGATCCGCGCGAGCCGCCTCGACGAAATTCCTCAGCTCTATAATGTGATCGCGGGTCATATGTCGCTCATCGGCCCGCGGCCGCTCTTGCCGCAGGATCAGCCCGACGATCCCGGACCGCGACTCAGCGTGCGTCCGGGCGTCACCGGCTGGGCGCAGATCAATGGTGGGACCATCGTCACGCCGGAAGAAAAAAATGCGCTCGACCTCTGGTACATAAAGCACGCCTGCCTCCGGCTCGATCTCGACATCGTCATCGGCACGCTGCTCGTCGCGCTCGCCGGCGAGAAGCTTAACGGACGCGCGGTCGAGCATGCGATCCGCTGGTATCGGCAAGAGTTCGCAGCGCATGCCACATCGCGTCGCGATGCGGCATGCGAGCGCGCGACGCCGCGCGACCGCCGCCGCCGCGCTGTCGCCGAACGCGCCGAGAGGCTACCGGCGCTCGACGCCGTGGCGATGGATTACCCCTATCGCGCGGTCGAGCCCAGCTGA